From Nitrobacter sp. NHB1, a single genomic window includes:
- the thiC gene encoding phosphomethylpyrimidine synthase ThiC: MNIRSNPDTTRPAVTTGALPSSRKVFSVPEAAPDLRVPLREIILSEGAGEPNLPVYDTSGPYTDPDVTIDVNAGLSRTRLAWVKERGGVEEYDGRVIKPEDNGNVGASHAAKSFTAHHKPLRGLDGHKITQLEFARAGIVTKEMIYVAERENIGRKQQLERAEAALADGESFGASVPAFVTPEFVREEIARGRAIIPCNINHAELEPMIIGRNFLVKINANIGNSAVTSSVEEEVDKMVWAIRWGADTVMDLSTGRNIHTTREWILRNSPVPIGTVPIYQALEKCDGDPVKLTWELYRDTLIEQCEQGVDYFTIHAGVRLPYIHLTADRVTGIVSRGGSIMAKWCLAHHKESFLYTHFEEICDLMRKYDVSFSLGDGLRPGSIADANDRAQFAELETLGELTQIAWKKGCQVMIEGPGHVPMHKIKINMDKQLKECGEAPFYTLGPLTTDIAPGYDHITSGIGAAMIGWFGCAMLCYVTPKEHLGLPNRDDVKTGVITYRIAAHAADLAKGHPAAQLRDDALSRARFDFRWQDQFNLGLDPETAVAFHDETLPKDAHKVAHFCSMCGPKFCSMKITQDVRDYAATLGDNEKAALYPDGKLAGVGMTMKGVIEDGMAQMSEKFKEMGGQVYVEAEAVKESNKVL, translated from the coding sequence ATGAACATCCGCTCCAATCCGGACACCACGCGCCCCGCCGTCACCACGGGCGCCCTGCCCTCCTCCCGCAAGGTTTTCTCCGTGCCCGAGGCCGCACCCGACCTGCGCGTGCCGCTGCGCGAGATCATCCTGAGCGAAGGCGCGGGCGAGCCGAACCTGCCAGTCTACGACACATCGGGACCCTATACCGACCCGGACGTCACCATCGACGTCAACGCCGGCCTGTCGCGCACGCGCCTTGCCTGGGTGAAGGAACGCGGCGGCGTCGAGGAATATGACGGTCGCGTCATCAAGCCCGAGGACAACGGCAATGTCGGCGCGTCGCACGCAGCGAAGTCGTTCACCGCGCATCACAAGCCGCTGCGCGGCCTCGATGGCCACAAGATCACCCAGCTTGAATTCGCTCGCGCCGGCATCGTCACCAAGGAGATGATCTACGTCGCCGAACGCGAGAACATCGGGCGGAAGCAGCAACTCGAACGCGCCGAAGCGGCGCTGGCCGACGGCGAAAGCTTCGGCGCCTCGGTGCCGGCCTTCGTCACGCCGGAATTCGTGCGCGAGGAGATCGCGCGCGGCCGCGCCATCATCCCCTGCAACATCAACCACGCCGAACTCGAACCGATGATTATCGGCCGCAACTTTCTGGTGAAGATCAACGCCAACATCGGCAACAGCGCGGTGACCTCATCGGTCGAGGAGGAAGTCGACAAGATGGTGTGGGCGATCCGCTGGGGCGCCGACACCGTGATGGATCTCTCGACGGGACGCAACATCCACACCACGCGCGAATGGATTTTGCGCAATTCGCCCGTTCCCATCGGAACGGTGCCGATCTATCAGGCGCTGGAGAAGTGCGACGGCGATCCGGTGAAACTGACCTGGGAGCTTTATCGCGACACGCTGATCGAGCAGTGCGAACAGGGCGTCGATTATTTCACCATCCATGCCGGCGTGCGCCTGCCCTACATCCACCTCACCGCCGACCGCGTCACCGGCATCGTCTCGCGCGGCGGCTCCATCATGGCGAAGTGGTGCCTCGCCCACCACAAGGAGAGCTTCCTCTACACCCACTTCGAGGAGATCTGCGACCTCATGCGCAAGTATGACGTGTCGTTTTCATTGGGAGATGGTCTGCGTCCGGGCTCGATCGCCGACGCCAACGACCGCGCCCAGTTCGCCGAACTCGAAACCCTCGGCGAACTGACGCAGATCGCGTGGAAGAAAGGCTGCCAGGTGATGATCGAAGGCCCCGGCCACGTGCCGATGCACAAGATCAAGATCAACATGGACAAGCAGCTTAAAGAATGTGGCGAAGCGCCGTTCTATACGCTGGGACCGCTGACCACCGACATCGCGCCGGGCTACGATCACATCACCTCGGGTATCGGCGCCGCTATGATCGGCTGGTTCGGCTGCGCGATGCTGTGTTATGTCACGCCGAAGGAGCACCTCGGGCTACCGAACCGCGACGACGTCAAGACCGGCGTCATAACCTATCGCATCGCGGCGCACGCCGCCGATCTCGCCAAGGGCCATCCGGCGGCGCAACTGCGCGATGACGCTCTCTCTCGCGCGCGGTTCGACTTCCGCTGGCAGGACCAGTTCAACCTCGGCCTCGATCCGGAAACGGCGGTGGCCTTCCACGACGAGACGTTGCCGAAGGACGCGCACAAGGTGGCGCACTTCTGCTCGATGTGCGGCCCAAAGTTCTGTTCGATGAAGATCACGCAGGACGTGCGCGACTACGCCGCCACGCTGGGCGACAACGAGAAGGCGGCGCTTTATCCCGACGGTAAGCTCGCCGGCGTCGGCATGACGATGAAAGGCGTCATTGAAGACGGCATGGCGCAGATGAGCGAGAAATTCAAGGAGATGGGCGGACAGGTCTATGTCGAAGCGGAAGCCGTGAAGGAAAGCAACAAGGTGTTGTGA
- a CDS encoding helix-turn-helix domain-containing protein, with the protein MTQNLQTGAQSSPQDQAALTPDAVIPLLVGSTVTEVERELVLQTLARCDGNRTRAARVLGVSVRTLRNKIRQYAASGLDVPDHG; encoded by the coding sequence ATGACCCAGAATTTGCAAACCGGAGCGCAAAGCTCGCCGCAGGATCAAGCTGCGCTCACGCCCGACGCGGTGATTCCGCTATTGGTCGGCTCCACGGTCACCGAAGTCGAACGGGAGCTTGTGCTGCAGACGCTGGCGCGTTGCGACGGCAACCGCACCCGCGCAGCAAGGGTGCTTGGCGTGTCGGTTCGCACCCTGCGCAACAAGATACGGCAGTATGCCGCCAGCGGGCTCGACGTGCCCGATCACGGCTGA
- a CDS encoding S9 family peptidase, producing the protein MTSTPTTPKAESRPQSYAHHGVTITDDYAWLKDANWQQVLREPSLLAPDIRAYLDAENAYSNALLAETEPLQKQLVAEMRGRIKEDDSTVPSPDGPFAYFTKYREGGQHRMIGRQPREGGDARFLIDGDELAEGKKFFQLGGARHSPDHRLEAWSADDRGSEYFTIRIRDWDSGTDLADVIEETDGGVVWSADSCAFYYVKLDDNHRPMQVYRHRLGTPPSDDVLVYEERDTGWFTHIHESASGRFCVIAGGDHETSEQRLIDLAEAEATPRLIAAREDGVQYSVADRGNELFILTNADGAIDFKIVTAPLAEPERANWRDLIPYRPGTYVLDFELYSGHMVRLERTNALPSIVIRDLATGNEHAIAFDEAAYSLDTHGGYEFDTTRLRFSYSSMTTPTEVFDYDMASRSRTLRKRQEIPSGHDPANYVATRVVAKANDGAEVPVSILHRKDFARDGRAPLLLYGYGSYGHAMPASFSANRLSLVDRGFVYAIAHIRGGADKGWGWYLDGKREKKTNSFDDFAASGRALIAANYTSAKRIVGHGGSAGGMLMGAVANRAGELFAGIVAEVPFVDVLNTMLDDTLPLTPPEWPEWGNPIASEQDFRTILSYSPYENVAAKDYPAILAMGGLTDPRVTYWEPAKWIARLRATMTSGGPVLLRTNMGAGHGGASGRFDRLDEVALAYAFALWAVKRDQAA; encoded by the coding sequence ATGACATCGACACCGACAACCCCGAAAGCCGAAAGCCGGCCGCAGAGCTATGCGCACCATGGCGTCACCATCACGGATGATTACGCCTGGCTGAAGGATGCGAACTGGCAGCAAGTGTTGCGCGAGCCGTCGCTGCTGGCGCCGGACATCCGCGCCTATCTCGATGCCGAGAACGCCTATTCGAATGCCCTGCTCGCGGAGACCGAGCCGCTGCAAAAGCAGCTCGTCGCCGAAATGCGCGGCCGCATCAAGGAGGACGATTCCACCGTCCCCTCGCCCGACGGACCCTTCGCCTATTTCACGAAATACCGCGAGGGCGGCCAGCATCGCATGATCGGACGGCAGCCGCGCGAAGGCGGCGACGCCCGCTTTCTCATCGATGGCGACGAACTCGCCGAAGGCAAGAAATTCTTTCAGCTCGGCGGCGCGCGTCATTCTCCGGATCATCGCCTCGAGGCGTGGAGCGCCGACGATCGCGGCTCGGAATATTTCACGATCCGGATCCGCGACTGGGACAGCGGCACCGATCTCGCCGATGTCATCGAGGAGACCGACGGCGGCGTGGTGTGGAGCGCGGACTCGTGTGCGTTCTACTACGTCAAGCTCGACGACAATCATCGCCCGATGCAGGTCTATCGCCATCGGCTCGGTACGCCGCCGTCCGATGACGTGCTCGTTTACGAGGAGCGGGACACCGGCTGGTTCACGCATATTCATGAGAGCGCCAGCGGTCGCTTCTGCGTGATCGCCGGCGGCGATCATGAAACCTCCGAGCAGCGGCTGATCGATCTCGCCGAGGCCGAGGCGACACCGCGCTTGATCGCAGCGCGCGAGGACGGCGTGCAATATTCCGTCGCCGATCGCGGCAATGAGCTTTTCATCCTCACCAACGCCGACGGCGCCATCGATTTCAAAATCGTAACCGCGCCGCTGGCAGAGCCAGAACGCGCGAACTGGCGCGACCTGATCCCGTATCGCCCCGGCACCTATGTGCTCGACTTTGAGCTTTATTCCGGCCACATGGTGCGGCTCGAGCGCACCAATGCGTTGCCGTCGATCGTCATTCGCGATCTCGCGACCGGGAACGAGCACGCGATCGCTTTCGACGAGGCTGCCTATTCGCTCGATACTCATGGCGGCTACGAATTCGACACCACGCGGCTACGCTTCAGCTATTCGTCGATGACGACGCCCACGGAAGTGTTCGATTACGACATGGCGAGCCGCTCGCGAACTTTACGCAAGCGCCAGGAGATTCCGTCGGGACATGATCCCGCGAATTATGTCGCCACCCGCGTCGTGGCGAAGGCGAACGACGGCGCCGAGGTTCCGGTCTCGATTCTGCATCGCAAGGATTTTGCGCGGGACGGCCGCGCGCCGCTGCTGCTCTACGGCTACGGCTCCTACGGCCACGCGATGCCGGCGTCGTTCTCGGCCAACCGGCTGTCGCTGGTCGACCGCGGCTTCGTTTACGCCATCGCGCACATCCGCGGCGGCGCGGATAAAGGCTGGGGCTGGTATCTCGACGGCAAGCGCGAGAAAAAAACCAACAGCTTCGACGATTTCGCGGCTAGCGGCCGCGCGCTGATCGCGGCGAACTATACCTCTGCGAAGAGGATCGTCGGCCACGGCGGTAGCGCCGGGGGCATGTTGATGGGCGCGGTCGCCAACCGGGCCGGCGAGTTGTTCGCCGGCATCGTCGCGGAGGTGCCGTTCGTCGACGTGCTCAACACCATGCTCGACGACACGTTGCCGCTGACGCCGCCGGAATGGCCGGAATGGGGCAACCCGATCGCGAGCGAGCAGGATTTCCGCACCATCCTGTCCTACTCGCCTTACGAGAACGTCGCGGCGAAGGACTATCCGGCGATCCTCGCCATGGGCGGGCTGACCGATCCGCGCGTCACCTACTGGGAGCCGGCGAAATGGATCGCGCGGCTGCGCGCCACCATGACGTCGGGCGGCCCGGTTCTGCTGCGAACCAACATGGGTGCGGGACACGGCGGCGCTTCCGGCCGCTTCGACCGCCTCGACGAGGTCGCCCTCGCCTATGCCTTCGCGCTGTGGGCGGTGAAACGCGATCAGGCAGCCTAG